The genomic DNA AACAATATTAACTGCAATATAGACAGTAGTCATTTTGTTAAACTTCTTGAATCAACTTTTGAATTATGGTGGTTATAAATTCTTTCTTGATGGTTTGTTAAATTCTTTGGTTTCTGAGTCTCTAGACATTTTTACTGTATACTGATTTCTACAGCCTCCAACCTTATCAAAAGGCTAACAGAAAAGTGATGGAATATCTTGTAATAAATAAGACTTTCGAAGAGAAATTTGATAGTTTTGCTCACATTATAACAGATAAATTCTGCAGGAATGCTATTGGTTGCTCGTTATTCGAGCAGTGGCTAAAGAATATTCAAAGTGAGAAAGGGCTCCTTGCAGATGGATCTTTGTCTTTAAGACAAGTGCTCATTCAGGTATAACCTTCaacaaatacattatttttttttcGCGTCAGTTAACTTTTTTAGTGCAATATCTCTATATAACGTCAACCTCGTCGTGTCTTCTAATATTAGGGGATAGACATGTTTGGCAAGCGTGTTGGCTTTCTTAAATTTAAAGCAGATGTCATTGATAAGGAAACGGGACAAAAGGTTTCTCTTCTGATCTCAACTtagtttttttatctttttttattttatttattaacttttaaatatataattaggTTCCAGGTATTGTTTTTGCAAGAGGCCCAGCTGTAGCTGTTCTAATCCTACTGGAATCCGAAGGGAAAACCTATACTGTGCTTACGGAGCAGGTTCTGTTGTGTATGAAACTATGAATTTCGTTTTGGTCAACAAATTTCGGCTCGAGCtaggcctggctcggctcgtgagccggctcgaattatttttattttatatagattaactttgattttaaatgtattaaaataaaaaatgtgGAGGGGGTTGAAGGGTaacattttaagttttataattaatcaataacatataaaaatacgggaaaataaacaaaatttataCATATAATACTTTTAATATGCCTTTCGATCTTTAGAATATTAGAAATTTAAAAATAATACATATAGATATATATGTACTTTTTATGTCatctatatttaaaaaaaaattcaaaacttaacgagccggctcgagctcacTCGAACATTTTACAAACCGAGCTCGACTTTGCAGCTCGATAAATTAAACGAGCTGAGCCGAGCTGGCTTGTTTAAGTTCGAGCTCGAGCTCAACTTGGCTCGCTTGACTCGGGTCGATTACAAGCCTAGGTTTATTTATGTAACTTTGTTCATATTTAAAGGTTAGGGTACCTGTTGGGAGGCCAGTTTTGGAGCTGCCGGCTGGAATGTTAGATGACAATGTCGGTGATATTTTTGGTACAGCTTTACGTGAGGTCGAAGAAGAGACTGGAATTCAGTTAAAACTAGACGACATGGTCGATCTCACATTGTTTCTAGACCCTTCCACCGGGAACAAAGTTATCCCCTCGCCAGGTGGATGTGATGAGGAACTTAGTTTACTTCTGTACAGAGGAAGCGTAGGTGCAGATGTTATTAAACAGCTGCAAGGAAAAGAAACCGGGCTCAGGGAACACGGCGAGCTGATCAAAGTGCACGTGGTTCCTTACGACACACTTTGGCATATGACTCCTGATGCTAAAGTATTAATGTCAATCGCCATATATGAAATGGCTAAAAAAGAAGGCTTGCTGCCTCACAAAAACTGATTTGCGGGTTTGTTTTTTTAAAGCCTGATGTAATTTACTTTGGCAATTGGTAATAACATCTGTAATTGAGAGTTTGTGTAATCACGGATTCTTCCTTTGAAATCCTTGTTTTTACAATATACAAACGTCACTATGCAAAAACTATATATGCATAAGAGGATCAAAATGAAGATTTCCTATGAACAAGACATTGAAATAAAGATAATCCAAAGTTCTTTAtcaaaattgactatatacatcaATTACCTAAAAGTTGCCACTATTAAAAGTTGAGGTTAAAGTTATTCTataaaggcttctaattgtaagaagtgtaagaaagatttatagagtgacaagtgtccaataacctaaaactaaacatactacatcaccaccaaaaacctaaacacccacccccaccccatcccagcaccacccaaaaacctaaccccccccccccccgcccccaccccccaaaaacctaaaaaaacctaaccccccccattttaggtttttggtggtggtggtggatgtttaaggttttttttttttttttttttttttttttttttttagtggggtttttttgtgtagtgggttttttaggttattggacacttgtcactctataaatccttcttacaattaggatccttcgtatttgatcctaatcctaaaAGTTGAATCAATTTTTCAATGTCTTGAAACAAGATCTTCATCTATCTCGTTCTTGTTTTCATTTGAATACATAAAAAATGAAAGTTGTAttattaaataatttataaacataaaaattaagTTGCAAAACTGAATAAACTTTAATATCTTCTAAATCAAATAACCAATCACGTGTACATAGCAATGCCTCAACATTTGATGATA from Helianthus annuus cultivar XRQ/B chromosome 7, HanXRQr2.0-SUNRISE, whole genome shotgun sequence includes the following:
- the LOC110867672 gene encoding nudix hydrolase 14, chloroplastic isoform X2 translates to MPISDKFCRNAIGCSLFEQWLKNIQSEKGLLADGSLSLRQVLIQGIDMFGKRVGFLKFKADVIDKETGQKVPGIVFARGPAVAVLILLESEGKTYTVLTEQVRVPVGRPVLELPAGMLDDNVGDIFGTALREVEEETGIQLKLDDMVDLTLFLDPSTGNKVIPSPGGCDEELSLLLYRGSVGADVIKQLQGKETGLREHGELIKVHVVPYDTLWHMTPDAKVLMSIAIYEMAKKEGLLPHKN
- the LOC110867672 gene encoding nudix hydrolase 14, chloroplastic isoform X1 gives rise to the protein MTVWSKCSASISILSLSRINKLPPIQNLSSRRFSAQMSTASSPFQITHSITLPTQPTEPVTVVAAPGVSDADFRNAIGCSLFEQWLKNIQSEKGLLADGSLSLRQVLIQGIDMFGKRVGFLKFKADVIDKETGQKVPGIVFARGPAVAVLILLESEGKTYTVLTEQVRVPVGRPVLELPAGMLDDNVGDIFGTALREVEEETGIQLKLDDMVDLTLFLDPSTGNKVIPSPGGCDEELSLLLYRGSVGADVIKQLQGKETGLREHGELIKVHVVPYDTLWHMTPDAKVLMSIAIYEMAKKEGLLPHKN